ATGCATGAGTAATGGTGTGCTTGCAGGCTTTCCTGTTGTTGATGTACGTGCTGTGTTAGTTGACGGATCATACCATGATGTGGATTCAAGTGTCTTGGCATTCCAGCTGGCAGCCAGAGGTGCATTCCGTGAGGGGATGAGGAAAGCTGCTCCAAAGATGCTGGAACCTATTATGAAAGTCGAAGTTGTCACACCTGAAGAACACTTGGGAGATGTGATCGGTGATCTCAACTCAAGGAGAGGCCAGATTAACAGCTTTGGTGACAAACCTGGTGGTCTCAAGGTATGTGAAATAAACTGTTTCTCTTTTGCCTtagttacaatttttttttttaaattttgtattgaaCTTTCAAAATCGTATGCCTCAAGATCAATTAGAGCTGCTTCCTTGGTCCTGGACCCGATTTCTCTTCTGACTAAGACAACCTTATAGATGAATTGTTACCGGTGCTGAAAAAAATCCTTAGACATAGCAATTGCAACTGTAGTTCCCCTGCAGACTGAATATAGTTCAAAATACAGTAATATGGCTTACTGACTTCTATGATTGGTAAATGGTTTACGGGGAAAagaagagagatagagagagagatgcGCTGATACCGTTTTGTCAACTGAGATCAATTGTCGGCCCTTAAAAGATCATATTTTTTACGTGGAGAACTTTATTTTGATATGTTGGTCTGGGATTGGTGCAGGTGGTGGATGCTCTGGTCCCCCTGGCAGAGATGTTCCAATATGTTAGTACGCTCCGAGGAATGACAAAAGGCCGTGCATCCTATACCATGCAATTAGCCAAGTTTGAAGTTGTTCCTCAACATATCCAGAATGAACTCGCTGCTAAAGAGCAAGCAGTTGCTGCTTGATTTGGCTTTCCTTTCGCCAAGACCACAGAAGGGAagcttcataattttttatttactttgtcTTTGGGCCTAGAAAAAActgttttccttttccatttttcccCCTCTTCTGtatcaattttatatatgaaatgcaagtcCCTTTGAAGGAAAGGCTGAACGTCTTAAGGCTGGAGAATAAACTCATTTTGGGGCTGGAGAGACGTGAGAGATAATAACTTTCAgatatttaaagatttttttccaGGTGAGAAATGGTAATGTTTAATCAGCTGAAACATGactttaaaaagttaaattgtGAGGCCATTATTTAAACTGTTAAACACAATAGAATCAGAGTTCAATTTACATTGCTTTAAATCAGCCCTAATTTGGTTATTAGGTGAAAGGATAATTTGAAAAGAACAAGGCTGAGCACCTCATCAGCCAGCCCAGTAAATGAAATCAAGTTGGTCATACAGGCGTCTCTTTAACAAGATAACAAGGTGTAATCTGTGTCTTCGCCATTAGAAAAGGTAATAAAGAACCTCAACTTGCAATTGTGTGTGATTGTGAGAAATCAAAGGCACAGTAGCATGCCACCAGTGGAAGCACGGCTCTCACTGACAGCATTGCCAATAAAGAATTTGGCTTCAAATTAGCAAATATGCAAGCAACAGCCATGGTCCCAAACCACATGGATTTCCCAACCCAATAATGGAAAGATCATCCAAGGTGCACATAACATGCAGCACCAAAAATATTACCACACAATTGAAAGCAAATGAGATGATATCCACTGATTAACATAAAAGATAAcctattcaaaattttcaacagtTAAATTGGTTCCATTGAATAATCCACTCAGATTCACACTGCAAAGtacaaaatgataaatgaaaatgCTTTGCTCATAAATTTAAAGTCTCCTTTCAAATTCATCTGAGCTGGACAATTCCCGCACTGACCAACTTCTGGATTTTGTTCATCACCTGAGGGTTCTTTGTGTGTTCCTGTGCAGCTTTTGGATTCTCCTGGAAGTCAATCAACACCTGTCCCAATCCAAGTGATTATCAGCAATAATATgtaaaacaatagaaaacagTAATCCATCCATTtaggattttaaaattatattcatgGAAATGATCTTTCTCAATCCCTACCTGTCTCATAACAGGATCTGAGAGGATGTTCTGAATTTCTGGATCCTGCATAGCCTTGGCCTGCAAAAGAATAGAACAAACTCAGGACCAAATCTGCAAATAGCACCAAAGAAACAGTCTTATCTCCTAAAAAGTATTGGAAAATAGTCGGACCTGTCTCTCCTTCAGTTCCTCAGGGCTTATTTCCCCACGGCTAGCCTTGTTAATTTGTTCTATGCATCTGCAAAGGATTTTCGGAGTGTCACATAAAGCTCCTAACCACTTATTTATGTATGGAACAATTTTCAATCACATTCAAATTCTAAGCTAAAAGTTTGTATTCAGGTCACATCACCTTCTCACACCATCCAATAGTTCCTGATTGCTTGGGTCATGTTTCAGTCCCTCCTGGTATGTTTCCAAGGCTTTGTCATATTCTTTCATGAAAAATTGTACTGCACCTTTTCTGGTATACCCCTTGGAAAAAGTTGGATCAAGTTCAATGCACTTTTCTGCATCCTTTAGTCCCTCAGGCAATGCCCCCAGTTTTGTGTAGCATGCAGCCCTGTTGCTGTACGCctgaaaaacagaaaacagtcAACCATGTTAATGTTCAATCCAGCAATGTTAATCCCATCTATGACCGTCTAAATCTATTGTGtactaaaacataaaaatggatTTTCCCCCCTTCATTAACCTTTGGGTCGTTGGGATTCCTTCGCAAGGATTCTGTGTAATGCTTTATAGCCTCTGGATACTTTTGCTGCTTGAAGTACTCATTACCTGTACCATCATTCAAAAAAGTATACATTAAGTGACATCATCTATCCAGTTGAATACATATTTACAATTCCAGCCATATACATACATGACAGGGAAACAAACAagggataaaaaagaaaagagtagaaataaagtaaaattCAGATAGGAAGAGAGAGCAATGGAGGGAGAAATTCATATCATCATGATGAATGACAATAGATCAAGTGCATGGAAAGGCACAACATTACCAACAAAGCTAACATAGAAATACCTTTCTCACGCTCCTCATCCGCTAGTTTTGGATCAAAGTACTCTTGCTGCTCTAGGTCTTTCTTTGCTTTCTCAGCTTCGTTGAGCTTCTTCAATGTGTCTGGGTTGCGATGCTCTGTAAGAGCTTTCTGGAAAGTCTCAATAGCAGGTTCATAGTCCTTTGAACATTTTGCCATTTTCACCAAGGCAGTTCCCTTTCTAGTCAAGGCCCTTGCTACCATCTTATAGTCTGACCTAAGCTCTCTTCCCCTTTCAACAGCTTTGTCGCAATCCTTGATACATTCTTCATactggggggggggggggggggggaaccCACATCAATTTAAAAGGGTGTGGAGgtgaaagtaaataaaataaatagaatgacATGGTTGTCACCAAAGCACTATTTCCCGAATAAAACAGGtagaatatatataattacattGTGAAATCATAAGCCTGGGTGAAACATAATGTGAAATTGTAAGCCCAAGTAAAACGAAATGCCAATAAACGATAGTTAACATCTATATCAAGGAATTCAGGAAACAAGAGCAGGAACATTGGTAGCTATTGCTATAGGCAACCTAGAAGACACACCACCAGCAATGATGCGACATGAAAAGCAGGCTACTGGGAAgtggaaggaaaaaagaataaaatgcatggaaaaaaacccaaaaattaaaaattgaaaaaaaaaatgtaaaaaaaaaaaaaaaaacgtgcaTGAGATTGCCATAGCCTCATTATTGACTTCTTTGGGGTTTTCTAAAGACAAGATTTGAACTacttttaagttgaaaaaaatttatcaaaaaatgagCTCCAAGTTTGAATGAAAGAAAGTGCATATACTATTTCAAATATCCATACCATTTAATCATATGTTGAAATCCATGTAGTGAAAGTTCATTATGATGTCCCTATTCAAAAGAGAAATCACGTCCATTGGCATGCTAACACCAATATACTATCTGGAACATTAAGCAAAACAGACACACAAGAAACTCTCAGATGACAATAAAACCAGTAACATTTTCTCACAAAACAGTCTCTATCAAGCCCACCACAAGTTCTCAACTCTTTAGCTTCCAAGCTCCTCCCAAGTTCTCAGCTATTTGGCCCCACCCAAGAGCTCTACATCTGATTTCAGGAGCTCAACTCAAGCGATGATTAAGTCAGGTTGGTtcggttgtttttttttataccagAAGATGTTTTGTTCAAGAACTCAATTTCCAAGATGAAAAatggtttctttcttttctttttatttttattttttattttactaacaATGTATCTCATAAACATCAAGTCACATTCTAAAAGTAAACTATTATGAACTATAAACACTGAGAAACATTTGAAGTCAGTTAGATATAAGAAACCAAGTTAAATACTTAATGTATGTAGGGCTGCCCAAGGCATCAAACTCAGCCACCCTTAAGGTTCCActccaattttttattcaaatccAACCCTATGAGTAGAATATTCAGATCAAGCATGCATGTTGATAAAATTGGGTCAGGTTCAACCTGGCCAATTTTTAGTTctagtttaaaagaaaaataagctaATCCAATGAACATAAGCTTTCATTGCAACCAGGACTTCTTGAGCAAAACATCAATGGCAAGCATTTAGCTCCATTCTAAACTGCTAATTGCCCCGTACACACCCAGCTCGTTACACTTTTAACTCAAAAAATGCCCCATAAAAGTTATTTGGAGTGTACCACCATTCAGTAAGTTTTCCTTAAAGGTTTCTGGGTATtgcaatattaaataaaaaccattatttatCTACTTTCCTAAACTGAGGACCACAATTACCTAAAAAGAAGGCTCTAAACACAACATATAAAGATCATAAACAATTAATAGGCTAGGAGGAGATATGAATATAATGAGAACTGTTGGCTAAACTCCACTGAGCCTCTTTATAGCAATCTTCAGAAAGGgtaaatgagaaaaagaatagACAGAAAGGAGAAAAGAATTAAGgacaagagaagagagaaaatgacTTTTAATAATCATCCTCAGCCCATGGATGGAGTCTTGTTACCCCCGCACAGGGAGGAGGAAAATCTCAACCTGACAAAATAGGGATGAGCTCAGCTTGTCAAGAGAGAAGTAAAATTAAAACCCTCTCTGATGGAAACTTCACAAtgcttttaaaatatagaaaaggtGCTCCTAAAGCTACAAACCAcacatttcataaaaaatttgccTCACTATTGACCACCCTGCTCATATACTTTAACTAGACCCACCAAGGGAACCTTGTGAGATCTGTACTAAATcagtcttattttttttatcagatagATAATACAAGTACATTAGACAGAGGGATTCAATTAATACAAGGAGAATTAGCATGTGAAAAGGATTATTTCTCACTAAAGCAACATGGTTTAAGTTTCCTTTGTTAGGCACAACACAATGTCCTACTAACACAAAGAACCTAAGAGGCCTAGTGTATCCCATAAAAGGCAAAAGACAATTAAACCATACAGTCCAATCAGATTGTTTAGTAAAGCATCAAACAAGGAAATCCGCTAAGAACATTGCCCCAACAAACCTTCTCACCAATGCATGCAAAATAGTCAAACCCAAATGGCAAGAAGACAAGACAAATCACAAAGAagataaggaaaaaataaagtaaaagcattagaaacaaaattagatttttttcaaGAGATCTCAACTAATATCGTTATTTCGTAGCTGAAACCAAAAGGTGGAGTTGATCAAAGGATATGTCATGTACCATCTTTCTTCTATATTCAAACAATGACGCAACTAAACAGCATAAAACACAACCCTAAAATCATAGCTAGTGCAGCAAACTTTGATCAAGATCACACCCAAAAACACTTCATTTCCAACGGATCACTATATAACAAATAAAGGCAAAGACCACATTAAAGTAAACCAAACACAATACCTGACCCATTTCCAAGTAAACAGCAGCTCGGTTTGTGATGAACGATATGTCTTCATCATCCAATTCAATAGCCTTGGTATAATGTTGGATCGCAGTTTCAAAATCTTTCTTCTTATATGCGGCATTGCCAGCCTCCTTCTCCTTCTGTGCTTTTGCCTTCCTCTCCTTTGCCTCCTTCTCCTCCCCACCGATCTCCATCGGTTCCGGTTCCGACTCCGGCTCTTTCGCCGGCTCCGACTCAGCCGGCCTCTTTCTCTCAGGCGAGGAAGATTCCGGAAAGTCCGCACCCTCCGGCGCAGTCCGGAGCTTCACATTGAGCAAAACGCCCAGGGCTTGCATCACCCTTGGGTCCTTCAAATAGATATTCAGATTGTTAGGGTTTCTCTGAATATCCTGCATCATCTTCAAAAAATCGGGCTGCTGCAGATAGGCCCTAGTCGTTGGATCGGCCGTTAATTTAGTCCACATCTCCGGTCCCTGGAAAGTATCGCCGAAGGGGGACGAACCCATCGGCGGGGGCGGGGGACGGGAAGCAGCGGCTTGGGCATCGGCGAGACCTGATTTCAGGGCCTGGTTGTTGGGATCGATTTCGAGGCCTTTCTTATAGGCGGAAACAGCATCGTCCAAGTGACCGAGCCCTTGATGAGCGGCGCCGAGACGGCTGTAGCCCTTGGACCAATCGGGCTTCAGCTCAACAGTCTTCTTGGCATCGGCTAGGGCTTCAGAGTATTGTTGGAGGGAGGCGTAGGCAGCAGATCGGTTGGAGTAGAGGACGTGATTGGTGGGAGCAAGAGCAATCGCATCGGAGAAATGACGAACTGCCGCTGAGAAGTCGCCTGAGGAGAAGGCGGCGTTGCCTTTGGCTTTGGCTTCTTCGGCCATGAATGAGTTGGGCACTCGGAAGAGCGAATGATTGGAGATTGATGGTAATCGGatacaatgaagcagaatacggGGTTTTATAGGGCAAGAAGGGTGAGACTAGAGAGACCCTGAGAATGATCTGGAAATGTTTCTGGAAAGTTCCGGGGCCTTGCGTAGACTCCTACTTGACTTCCAACCGCTTGTGAGCGGCACGCTGGGATTGGGAATTGAGCTGTTTGGATGCAGGTATGTACTTGTCTAACGCTAATCTAACATTTATAGAGTAATACTGAAATTAGTACATACAGAAATTCAATTTCGTTTGGTAATGAAATGCACAAAATCTAGGTGTGAGACGCATAAACTTACCAAAAAGAATTAGAAAGGGGAAAATTgcaagaaaattatttcaaaagtaatgaatttattaatttgataagtGTGAAGATATGCAGAATTGTAAGGAAAATAGAGGAGCAAACAGAGGAGCACTCAAACGTGTATTGAAACTGAAATTCTCCTTACATTCAGATGATATAAAAATGTACAGGTGAGGTCTATTTATACACTTGAAATGGATCAATAAAGCTGTTAAGTATTGACAACTAGCATAACTAATTTAACTGACATTAGTTAGATGAATTATGTTTGGctatttgtgattttaactCTAATTCATCTATCAGATTTTGGATATTCCAACACCCCCCCTCAAGATGAAAATGAATGTTTATCATTCCCATCTTGCTGATAAGATGATGAAAATAGAGACATCCGAGAGGTTTGGTCAATATATCCGCCAGTTGATGCTTGGAAGGAATGTGGATTATTTTGATCAAACCCTCTTGCAATTTCTCTCTAACTAGATGGCAATCGAGTTGTATATGTTTTGTTCGTTCGTGGTGTACTGGGTTGGAAGCTATTTTTGAAGCAGGTTTGCTGTCAGTATACAGCAGTGCTGGTTGAGGATGCTTAACATTCAAATCAGCCAACAAATAAACCAACCATTGAAGCTCACAAATTGTAGTGGCTAAAGCTCTGTATTCAACTTCTGTCGAGGACCTACTTACAGTAGGTTGCTTCTTTGATTTCCAAGATATGAGAGAGTCTCCTATGAAAACTGTGAAACCAGTAACACTTCGCCTAGTGTCAATGCAGCCACCCCATTCACTATCAGAATATGCCTTTAAATGTAGATCAGATGAAGCCTTTAGGAATAAACCTTGACCTGGTGTTGCCTTAATGTATCGAAGAACTCTTTCTGCAGCTTGTAAATATGTTGAATGAGGATTAGACATAAACTGGCTGAGAGCTTGTACTGTATGTGCCAAGTTAGGTCTAGTGATTGTTAAGTAAAGAAGTCTGCCAATGAGTCTTCTATATGATGCAGGATCAGACAATAAAGGACTTGAATCATTGGCAGTAAGTTTTAAACTTGATTCCATAGGAAAACCAACTGGTTTAGAGCCAGAGAAACCACTATCTTTCAATACATCCAGAGCATACTTTCGTTGAGACAACACAATACCTTTTGCTGATCTGGCTACTTCAAtgcctaaaaaatatttcagtTC
This DNA window, taken from Vitis vinifera cultivar Pinot Noir 40024 chromosome 2, ASM3070453v1, encodes the following:
- the LOC100854305 gene encoding hsp70-Hsp90 organizing protein 3 is translated as MAEEAKAKGNAAFSSGDFSAAVRHFSDAIALAPTNHVLYSNRSAAYASLQQYSEALADAKKTVELKPDWSKGYSRLGAAHQGLGHLDDAVSAYKKGLEIDPNNQALKSGLADAQAAASRPPPPPMGSSPFGDTFQGPEMWTKLTADPTTRAYLQQPDFLKMMQDIQRNPNNLNIYLKDPRVMQALGVLLNVKLRTAPEGADFPESSSPERKRPAESEPAKEPESEPEPMEIGGEEKEAKERKAKAQKEKEAGNAAYKKKDFETAIQHYTKAIELDDEDISFITNRAAVYLEMGQYEECIKDCDKAVERGRELRSDYKMVARALTRKGTALVKMAKCSKDYEPAIETFQKALTEHRNPDTLKKLNEAEKAKKDLEQQEYFDPKLADEEREKGNEYFKQQKYPEAIKHYTESLRRNPNDPKAYSNRAACYTKLGALPEGLKDAEKCIELDPTFSKGYTRKGAVQFFMKEYDKALETYQEGLKHDPSNQELLDGVRRCIEQINKASRGEISPEELKERQAKAMQDPEIQNILSDPVMRQVLIDFQENPKAAQEHTKNPQVMNKIQKLVSAGIVQLR